Proteins encoded by one window of Pseudonocardia sp. HH130629-09:
- the sucD gene encoding succinate--CoA ligase subunit alpha, translating to MSIFLNENSKVIVQGITGGEGTKHATKMLAAGTNIVGGVNARKAGTTHTVGGKDVTVYGTVEEAIKETGADVSVIFVPPKFAKDAVIEAIDAEIPLAVVITEGIPVHDSAYFWAHAVATGNKTRIIGPNCPGIISPGKSNAGIIPANIAGPGKIGLVSKSGTLTYQMMYELREFGFSTAIGIGGDPVIGTTHIDALEAFEADPETEAIVMIGEIGGDAEERAADFIKANVTKPVVGYVAGFTAPEGKTMGHAGAIVSGSAGTAQAKKEALEAAGVKVGKTPSETAALMKEILSA from the coding sequence ATGTCGATCTTCCTCAACGAGAACAGCAAGGTCATCGTCCAGGGCATCACCGGTGGCGAGGGCACCAAGCACGCCACCAAGATGCTGGCCGCCGGGACGAACATCGTCGGCGGCGTGAACGCGCGCAAGGCCGGCACCACGCACACGGTCGGCGGCAAGGACGTCACCGTGTACGGCACGGTCGAGGAGGCGATCAAGGAGACCGGCGCCGACGTGTCGGTCATCTTCGTCCCGCCGAAGTTCGCCAAGGACGCGGTCATCGAGGCCATCGACGCCGAGATCCCGCTCGCGGTCGTCATCACCGAGGGCATCCCGGTGCACGACTCGGCGTACTTCTGGGCGCACGCGGTCGCCACGGGCAACAAGACCCGGATCATCGGCCCGAACTGCCCCGGCATCATCTCGCCCGGCAAGTCCAACGCGGGCATCATCCCGGCGAACATCGCCGGCCCCGGCAAGATCGGCCTGGTGTCGAAGTCCGGCACGCTGACCTACCAGATGATGTACGAGCTGCGTGAGTTCGGCTTCTCCACCGCCATCGGCATCGGCGGCGACCCGGTCATCGGCACCACCCACATCGACGCCCTCGAGGCGTTCGAGGCGGACCCCGAGACCGAGGCCATCGTGATGATCGGTGAGATCGGTGGCGACGCCGAGGAGCGCGCCGCGGACTTCATCAAGGCCAACGTCACCAAGCCGGTCGTCGGCTACGTCGCGGGCTTCACCGCCCCCGAGGGCAAGACGATGGGCCACGCCGGCGCGATCGTGTCCGGCTCGGCCGGCACCGCGCAGGCGAAGAAGGAGGCCCTCGAGGCCGCCGGCGTGAAGGTCGGCAAGACGCCGTCCGAGACCGCCGCCCTGATGAAGGAGATCCTCTCCGCCTGA
- a CDS encoding DUF5336 domain-containing protein gives MSSNEPGAAPAPEQAPPAPTVRIAVLAGAVLALLALVLTFFDVTTGLFPVAMVVAGGVAGALTLLPGTGRTLVAGVVLSTTGALTMLLVLAGTGTAAIGGTLGWVVFVVALLAAAALLYAQLLLSGVVAAPAPRVQRPSHVGQPGWGPGQVPPGQQAPWMPQQSYGVGQPGAAAPYGAASGAARYAAAPYAPGQYGASPYGAPSGAAPYASGQPGGVQYGAGQPGGVQYGAGQPGGGQHGTGQHGTGQHGGGQHGTEQHGAAQQGAGQYGAGQYGSGQYGAAPYGASGAVPAVSQPAVGQYPGQPGAHGAPEAPGVQDRTGDDADRHAVGGGRSPQADAAPYTPSGGGGAFSGVSYGDRAAAVTGTPGSEQAPPATTPHTAGADQVGEDTGVTRPSAIPGSTPAAGEQTENPWAPATGDAEATRTFRPGGDGSA, from the coding sequence ATGTCGAGCAACGAGCCAGGGGCCGCCCCGGCTCCCGAGCAGGCCCCGCCTGCTCCGACGGTGCGGATCGCCGTGCTGGCGGGGGCCGTGCTGGCCCTGCTGGCGCTGGTCCTGACCTTCTTCGACGTCACCACCGGGCTGTTCCCGGTCGCGATGGTCGTCGCCGGTGGTGTCGCGGGTGCGCTCACCCTGCTGCCCGGCACTGGCCGCACCCTGGTCGCGGGCGTGGTCCTGTCGACGACGGGTGCGCTGACGATGCTGCTGGTCCTGGCCGGTACCGGCACCGCGGCGATCGGCGGCACGCTGGGCTGGGTCGTGTTCGTGGTCGCCCTGCTCGCCGCCGCCGCACTGCTCTACGCTCAGCTGCTCCTGTCCGGCGTGGTCGCCGCTCCCGCCCCCCGGGTACAGCGCCCGTCGCACGTCGGGCAGCCCGGCTGGGGCCCCGGCCAGGTCCCGCCGGGCCAGCAGGCGCCCTGGATGCCGCAGCAGTCCTACGGCGTGGGCCAGCCGGGAGCCGCGGCGCCGTACGGCGCGGCCTCCGGTGCTGCGCGCTACGCGGCGGCCCCCTACGCCCCGGGCCAGTACGGCGCGAGTCCCTACGGGGCCCCGTCCGGTGCCGCTCCGTACGCCTCGGGGCAGCCCGGTGGGGTGCAGTACGGCGCAGGGCAGCCCGGTGGGGTGCAGTACGGCGCAGGGCAGCCCGGTGGGGGCCAGCACGGCACAGGGCAGCACGGCACAGGGCAGCACGGTGGGGGCCAGCACGGCACAGAACAGCACGGCGCCGCGCAGCAGGGGGCCGGCCAGTACGGCGCCGGTCAGTACGGATCGGGTCAGTACGGCGCCGCCCCCTACGGCGCCTCCGGCGCGGTGCCCGCGGTGTCGCAGCCCGCCGTCGGGCAATACCCGGGCCAGCCCGGTGCCCACGGAGCGCCCGAGGCGCCCGGGGTGCAGGACCGGACCGGCGACGACGCGGACCGGCACGCGGTCGGCGGCGGACGCAGCCCGCAGGCCGACGCGGCACCGTACACGCCGTCCGGCGGGGGCGGCGCCTTCTCCGGTGTGTCCTACGGCGATCGCGCCGCCGCGGTGACCGGCACACCGGGATCCGAGCAGGCCCCGCCCGCGACCACCCCCCACACGGCGGGCGCGGACCAGGTGGGCGAGGACACGGGCGTCACCCGCCCTTCCGCGATCCCCGGCTCCACCCCGGCCGCCGGCGAGCAGACCGAGAATCCCTGGGCCCCGGCCACCGGTGACGCCGAGGCCACCCGCACCTTCCGGCCCGGCGGTGACGGCTCCGCCTGA